A genomic stretch from Chitinophaga lutea includes:
- a CDS encoding glycosyltransferase family 2 protein produces the protein MQHTIWEHIVRFYEHSVFFYCVCLFAFYTLLSTLSLIAIRRYAWKNRIRETITLVESPLTPGISVVAPAYNEGVTIISNVRSLLALNYPRFEVIIVNDGSTDDTLEKLIREFDLSEIDYAYHPQLFSQPVKRFFKSANPAYAKLLVLDKENGKSKADAANAGINAAAFGYILNTDVDCILNRDTLLKLIRPFMDEEKRVIATGAPLRMANSCETDAGMLTAVHPPEDLLPRFQEMEYVRSFVLGKMGWTFINAVPNVSGGLGLFDKEILIKTGGYDPASMGEDMDMVIRMCKYMCEQKQEYAVRYIPETLCWTEGPSTLKVFGRQRTRWARGLMQIFGKHRHVLFNPKYKRLGLVVFPYNFLFELLAPVIEFTGILYYIYIIVFNIINWDFAVILLLFIYTFSVLISSLAVLWDQFTFQYYRSWKDVAGLCLMAFLEPLIYHPLVLFFSIKGYFYQLTGKKHGWGNMQRKGFKQQVKPACK, from the coding sequence ATGCAGCATACCATCTGGGAGCATATCGTGAGATTTTATGAGCACTCGGTGTTCTTTTACTGCGTATGCCTCTTTGCATTTTATACCTTACTCTCAACGCTCTCGCTGATCGCCATCCGGCGGTACGCCTGGAAAAACAGGATCAGGGAAACCATCACCCTGGTGGAGTCTCCGCTTACACCGGGCATTTCCGTAGTGGCGCCCGCGTATAACGAAGGCGTTACCATCATCTCGAACGTACGTTCCCTGCTTGCCCTGAACTATCCGCGCTTTGAGGTGATCATCGTTAACGACGGCAGTACCGACGATACGCTCGAAAAACTTATCCGCGAGTTCGACCTCTCGGAAATCGACTATGCCTATCATCCGCAGTTGTTTTCGCAACCGGTGAAACGTTTCTTCAAATCCGCCAATCCCGCTTACGCCAAATTGCTGGTGCTCGACAAAGAGAACGGTAAAAGCAAGGCGGACGCGGCCAACGCCGGCATCAACGCTGCGGCTTTCGGTTATATCCTCAATACGGACGTGGACTGTATCCTCAACCGCGATACCCTGCTGAAACTGATACGCCCGTTTATGGACGAAGAAAAAAGAGTGATCGCCACCGGCGCCCCGCTGCGCATGGCCAATTCCTGCGAAACGGATGCCGGCATGCTCACGGCCGTACACCCGCCGGAAGACCTGCTGCCGCGGTTCCAGGAAATGGAATACGTGCGCTCTTTCGTGCTCGGGAAAATGGGCTGGACGTTCATCAACGCCGTACCGAACGTATCCGGCGGGCTGGGATTGTTCGACAAGGAAATCCTCATTAAAACCGGCGGATATGATCCCGCTTCCATGGGCGAGGATATGGACATGGTGATACGCATGTGCAAATACATGTGCGAACAAAAGCAGGAATACGCGGTGCGGTATATTCCCGAAACATTGTGCTGGACGGAAGGCCCGTCGACCCTGAAAGTATTCGGCCGCCAGCGCACGCGCTGGGCCCGTGGCCTCATGCAAATATTCGGCAAACACCGGCACGTGCTCTTCAACCCGAAATACAAAAGGCTGGGGCTCGTGGTGTTCCCGTACAATTTCCTCTTCGAACTGCTGGCGCCGGTGATTGAATTCACCGGGATCCTGTATTATATCTACATCATCGTTTTTAACATCATCAACTGGGATTTTGCGGTGATCCTGCTGTTGTTCATCTACACCTTCTCGGTGCTGATATCGTCTTTGGCGGTGCTGTGGGACCAATTCACCTTCCAGTACTACCGCAGCTGGAAAGACGTGGCGGGCCTTTGCCTGATGGCCTTCCTGGAACCGCTGATCTATCATCCACTGGTGTTGTTCTTTTCGATCAAAGGATATTTCTACCAGCTCACAGGTAAAAAACACGGCTGGGGAAACATGCAGCGAAAAGGATTCAAACAACAGGTAAAACCCGCGTGTAAATAA
- a CDS encoding HEAT repeat domain-containing protein, protein MVSIFQWVQAWLLEVREDFAYLPLFIQSAIIVSLIAIAGTLLAYLGLMLSRGLKYYRDRRNKPVSVQIDALILEYMMQCILATEPPELPVAAFRQLPLHRAWARKLVVQKILHYRRNFSGVSAAAFRQLYEALGLHEQALQKLRSGHPPLVVEALSELFNMEIIVDEAVVLPMTTSSHRYVREMARCYLAKCSAQHPLDFFSNIDTPLLPWEQFELFRVISQRKDLPAPSFAQWIQPAFHPTVISFSLKMAAHFQQYEAIPAISRLLPSDDVQLRALAINSLGKLMAEETEEALVAMYPTQPQSCKSEILKALGRIGSGKQLGFLKQEFLHAQDFDLKKQAARSIVHHDVLAQPMLWDLQAESVGMQHVILQHSLNPSIKF, encoded by the coding sequence ATGGTGTCAATCTTTCAGTGGGTGCAAGCCTGGTTGCTGGAGGTAAGGGAAGATTTTGCCTATCTGCCGCTTTTCATCCAGTCTGCCATTATCGTTTCTCTGATCGCCATTGCCGGCACCCTGCTGGCTTACCTGGGGCTGATGCTGTCCAGGGGCTTGAAATATTACAGGGACCGCCGGAATAAACCGGTATCGGTACAGATAGATGCGCTGATACTGGAATATATGATGCAGTGCATTCTCGCAACGGAGCCCCCGGAGTTGCCGGTAGCGGCTTTCCGGCAGTTACCCCTCCACCGGGCCTGGGCCCGGAAGCTGGTGGTGCAGAAAATACTGCACTACCGCCGTAATTTCTCCGGCGTGTCTGCCGCCGCGTTCCGCCAGCTGTACGAAGCGCTGGGGCTGCACGAGCAAGCGCTGCAAAAGCTCCGGAGCGGCCATCCGCCGCTGGTGGTGGAAGCCCTCAGCGAATTGTTCAATATGGAAATCATCGTGGACGAAGCCGTCGTTTTGCCCATGACCACCAGCAGCCACCGCTATGTACGCGAAATGGCCCGCTGTTACCTGGCGAAATGTTCCGCGCAGCATCCGCTCGACTTCTTTTCAAATATCGACACACCATTGCTGCCCTGGGAACAGTTTGAACTGTTCCGGGTGATTTCACAACGGAAGGACCTGCCCGCCCCTTCCTTCGCGCAATGGATCCAACCGGCCTTCCATCCAACTGTTATCTCGTTTTCTCTCAAAATGGCGGCGCACTTTCAACAATACGAAGCAATACCGGCCATCAGCCGCCTGTTGCCGTCGGACGACGTGCAATTGCGCGCCCTTGCCATCAACAGCCTGGGCAAGCTGATGGCCGAAGAAACGGAAGAAGCGCTGGTGGCTATGTACCCCACCCAGCCCCAGTCCTGCAAAAGTGAGATCCTAAAAGCCCTCGGCCGCATCGGCTCGGGCAAACAACTGGGATTCCTGAAACAGGAATTTCTGCACGCGCAGGACTTCGACCTGAAAAAGCAGGCCGCCCGTTCAATCGTCCACCACGATGTACTGGCGCAGCCCATGCTGTGGGACCTGCAGGCCGAAAGCGTGGGCATGCAGCATGTCATTCTCCAGCACAGTCTCAACCCTTCAATCAAATTCTGA
- a CDS encoding response regulator transcription factor: MPRILVIEDDVLMCRALTLMLSKQGHTITIAQNGKDALKFLQETQFDLIITDLMLPFASGMELISRLKMNELQGNTPVMVVSSVAHEKTIQDAFNLGADDYLKKPVTPSELISRVNRLLLKKQGIQ, encoded by the coding sequence ATGCCTAGAATACTGGTTATTGAGGATGACGTTCTCATGTGCCGCGCGCTTACATTAATGTTGAGCAAGCAGGGGCACACGATTACGATTGCGCAGAACGGAAAAGACGCGCTTAAATTTTTGCAGGAAACACAATTCGACCTGATTATCACCGACCTGATGCTGCCATTTGCGAGCGGCATGGAACTGATCAGCCGACTGAAGATGAACGAGTTGCAGGGGAATACCCCGGTGATGGTCGTGTCGTCGGTGGCGCATGAAAAAACCATCCAGGATGCCTTCAACCTGGGTGCGGACGATTATCTGAAAAAGCCGGTGACGCCCAGCGAGCTGATTTCGCGGGTGAACAGGCTGCTACTCAAAAAACAGGGGATTCAATAA
- a CDS encoding ArnT family glycosyltransferase: protein MIRFLTKNQYKYGVIALWALLAVLQASFTELMDDEAYYWVYSRHLDWGYFDHPPMIAILIKLGYALFPNELGVRLGMVVLNVLTLLLVDRLIPRKNNVVFYLILAGMGAMQVGGILAVPDIPLIFFATLYFYLYRNFLASQSWKNTLLLAVSMALMFYSKYHGVLLVFFTVLSNLHLLRLYRFYVAVVVTSLLFFPHLYWQYTHNFPSLQYHLVERNASAYDISFSLDYIAGQILLFGPLVGWLLLYYAFRAQVQNSFERALKFSLVGVLAFFLLSTFKGRVEANWTVMIFAPLMVLAHQGIVRQGFSAKVLQKTWWLSLLLVLVVRVYMVWDFAPGVEIRPEIHHNKTWTAELAQQAAGRPVVFVSSYQSPSKYMFYAGGVSYSINSVFARRSQYNYWHTEESLWGKNILLVSNHRPYIPEGDSLQRTQGLLFYRTDSPYYSYQLIQFEPVHTRLTGRGGDTLFLKLGVKNGYDAPVQIGPANMPPTVGYMLWNGKSGNETVRGTLPLAEALQRDSVVIPVKVPVEKGDYMLKITLPAPAGLEPTHNSPLIKLKAE from the coding sequence ATGATCCGCTTTTTGACCAAAAACCAGTATAAATACGGCGTCATCGCCCTATGGGCCCTACTGGCCGTTTTACAGGCCTCGTTCACCGAACTGATGGACGATGAGGCGTATTACTGGGTATACTCCCGCCACCTCGACTGGGGGTACTTCGACCATCCGCCGATGATCGCCATACTCATCAAACTCGGTTACGCCCTCTTTCCTAACGAACTGGGTGTGCGGCTGGGCATGGTGGTGCTCAACGTGCTGACGCTGCTGCTCGTAGACCGGCTGATACCCCGGAAAAACAACGTCGTTTTTTATCTCATCCTCGCCGGCATGGGCGCTATGCAGGTAGGCGGCATCCTGGCCGTACCCGACATACCACTGATATTTTTCGCCACGCTGTATTTTTATCTCTACCGCAATTTCCTGGCGTCGCAGAGCTGGAAAAATACCCTGTTGCTCGCGGTCAGCATGGCGCTGATGTTTTACAGCAAATACCACGGCGTGCTGCTGGTGTTTTTTACGGTGCTGTCGAACCTGCACCTGCTGAGGCTGTACCGCTTTTATGTGGCGGTAGTGGTCACCTCCCTGCTGTTCTTCCCGCACCTGTACTGGCAGTACACGCATAACTTCCCTTCCCTGCAATATCACCTGGTGGAACGCAATGCATCGGCCTACGACATCAGTTTTTCGCTCGATTATATTGCCGGCCAGATATTGCTCTTCGGTCCTCTGGTGGGCTGGCTGCTGCTGTATTATGCGTTCCGCGCGCAGGTGCAGAACAGTTTTGAGCGGGCGCTGAAATTCAGCCTCGTGGGCGTGCTGGCTTTTTTCCTGCTCAGCACTTTCAAAGGCCGCGTGGAAGCCAACTGGACCGTGATGATATTCGCCCCGTTGATGGTGCTCGCGCACCAGGGTATTGTACGACAGGGTTTTTCCGCGAAGGTGCTGCAAAAAACCTGGTGGCTATCGTTATTGTTGGTGCTGGTGGTGCGGGTGTACATGGTGTGGGACTTTGCGCCCGGCGTGGAGATCCGCCCAGAAATACATCACAACAAAACCTGGACGGCCGAGCTCGCGCAGCAAGCCGCCGGAAGGCCCGTGGTGTTTGTGAGCAGCTACCAATCCCCTTCCAAATACATGTTCTACGCCGGCGGCGTTTCGTATAGCATCAACAGTGTTTTCGCCCGCAGGAGCCAGTACAACTACTGGCATACCGAAGAATCGCTCTGGGGCAAAAACATCCTGCTGGTGTCGAACCACCGGCCGTACATTCCCGAAGGCGACAGCCTGCAACGTACCCAGGGCCTCCTGTTTTACCGGACCGATTCGCCGTATTACTCCTACCAGCTCATCCAGTTCGAGCCCGTGCATACCCGATTAACCGGACGGGGTGGTGATACGCTTTTTCTGAAACTGGGTGTGAAAAACGGATATGATGCGCCGGTGCAGATAGGGCCTGCCAATATGCCCCCTACGGTGGGGTATATGCTCTGGAACGGAAAAAGCGGCAATGAAACCGTTCGGGGAACGCTTCCGCTGGCCGAAGCGCTGCAGCGAGACAGCGTGGTGATACCGGTGAAGGTACCGGTGGAAAAGGGCGATTATATGCTGAAAATCACATTGCCCGCACCGGCCGGCCTGGAACCCACGCACAACAGTCCGCTCATCAAACTGAAAGCCGAATAG